TGGGACGGTGCTCCCCAGGGtggcaggctggggctgcccatcctcaccctttccttccctcctccctcaggAGAAGCTCAAGCCGGGCTacctggagcagctcccggGGAAGCTGAAGCTCTTCTCCAACTTCCTGGGGGACAGAAAGTGGTTTGCAGGGGAGAAGGTACTGCCAGGGCTCCcgagggggctgaggggctggggagggggtttgTCCTCACTGTgtccccctgatgtccccagctGACCTTCGTGGACTTCCTCATGTTCGACGTGCTGGATCAGAACCGCATCTTTGAGCCCAAGTGCCTGGAGCCCTTCAAGAACCTCAAGGACTTTGTGGAGCGCTTTGGGGTGAGCAGGGGCACCCCGAGGTCACCCCTGGGTGGGGCTGCCGCGGTGGGGGCACCCCTGaccctctgtgtgtgtccccaggctctggaGAAGGTGGCTGCCTACTTGAAGTCCAGCCGTTTCCAGAAGATGCCCATCAACAACAAGATGGCCAAGTGGGGCAACAAGAAGTTGTAGGAGCTCAGCACGGGGCTCAGAGGGTGGGGGAGTCCTAacccagcccccccagcaccctccaCCCTTGAGGGGGGACAGCACCACAGGCATGATACCCCTCAAGGCAATAAATCATTTTTAGATGTGGcaccctgagccccccacaGGCCTTGTGGTGTTGGGGGGGCACTGACCGTGGTTGGGGGTTGGTGGGTGTGGGGTCAGGGGGGTCCCTGCCCCATGGGCCCAGTCCCAGCGTGGCTGGGTTGGTTTGGGGCGGGAGCTCAGGCCGGTGCTGTTCCCAGGGCCCTCCCTCTTGCCCTGGGAAAGGCAAAGGGAAAGGAGCCCCAGGCCTCACTTCTTCCCGCCCGCGCTCCTCATTAGCACATTGCTAATGAGCTCTAATGAGGCAGCCCTGACAAAGGCCGGGGGGAGGGAGCCTTGGTGCCCTGCCACCCCCGCAGGGCGCTCagcgggctgggctggggacagccctgtgccctggggccCCTCGCTGCCATCGGCTGGCCAGGGTGGGCACCAGGGCGGGCCTTGGGTGCTGCGGGGGGGGTGAAATGCTGggtcctcctccctgcccttggcCCTGTTCCCCTTGTCCTTactccctttttccccttgtcctcctccctgcccccgGGGTGCCCCCCAGACTCTGCACACCTCACTGctgccatttttattttccacatcaATCTCTTTACATTTTGGGGGTGCAAAGTCTCTTCACAGCGCCCGAGCCCGCCGAGGGGGGTGCCTGCCCCCGTCCTTCCTCCGGGGGGCCGTTCTGTGATTTCCAGGAGTGATTCTCTGCCTTGGGGGGCCAGGTGGGATGTAGGGTGGGGTTCACCCCCCAAGTTCAGCCGTTCCCAGGGGGCTCCATCCGGGGCGGGGACGTGATGGGGACATCGGCGTGGCCTGGGGGGCTCAGTCCCTGGGACCGATCTGCggagaaggggaggggagggggcgtGGGGATGAGGGTCCCTCACCCACAGGAGTGAGGAGGGGGCCGGAGGGGGTCCCACACCCCCAGGAGGGGGCCGGGGGTCCcacacccccagggacaccctgggcagggggtgggggTCCCGCAAGGCCATCccgggggtggggagggggcgtggGGCCGGGGGTCCCGAGATGGGGTTCGGGGGTATGGGGGTGGGAGTGCTCACCCCCAGGGATGTCCTGATCGGGGACAGCTTGAAGAGGACCCTGCGCCACTCCTCGGGACAGACCCCTCGCAGCTCGGCCGGGCTCATCTGCAGCAGTTCGTGTCCCCGCAGCACCCCCAGGGTCCGCACCGTGCTGGGGGGGCGCCAGGGGTGAGCCGggctctcccccagccccaaataGACCCAGGCGGGTTctgaggtggggagggggctcaggggacCACGTACATCCGCGAGAAGCCCTTGTCCATCAGCCAGGCCGTCACCTCTGCCGGCGAGGAGCTGGGGTGCAGGGTGGGGGGGCTGTCCTGGAGAGGGGGACAtcgggaggggacattgggagGGGACATCGCGGTACCGCCGGCCACCCCGTCCTGGTGGGGGCGCGgggaagggagggcagaggggtCTCCCACCTGTCTGGAGCTGTGTCCCGGCTCCGGGAGGGGCTCCAGGATGTTGCCAGGGacgtgtcccctgtccccccgcTCGTCCTGCACCAGCCACCACTTCCTCTGCTGGTCCAGGACCTGGGCAGGTGACAAGGGGGGCAATGGAGGGCAGGGCCCTGGGGGACGCTCTGCGGGGTCCCAGCTGCGCCCCCCGCCCACGGAGGGGCCGCCCCGCTCCCACCTGCAGCGTGTCCCCCTTCCTGACGCTCAGCTCCTGCGAGTTCCTGGCCTGGAAGTCGTACAGGGCTCGGaccagcccctgggcagggagcgCGGAtctgggggtggggaggggctgcatcagtgcccagagcctgccccGGCCCTccgcagggcagggacagggggacactcACTCCTGGCCGGGATGGCCCCTCCAGCCGGTGCCCGCTGCCTGTGCGGGGCGCAGGGACGGGGAAGGTCGCGACTgagctggggaaactgaggcacgcgCTGGGGTGTCCTGGAGGCTCCCCCGGCGTTCCTGCTCCATCACGGGGGGCAGCCACCCGTCCGAGAAAACCGGGGTGTACGCGGGCACCCGCTCGCTGTTGGGGTACTCGGCCCTACAACATCGGGAGGGGGGCACCGCGGTGGGCGCTGGGACCCCCCCTCAAATCCAGACCCTCCTTTCTCGGTGTCGGGGGGCTGGAGCCCACCTGGACTTGTTCCAGGCGGTGCCGAGGCTCTTCCAGACGCCGTAATCCTCATCGCCCAGGGTCTCCTCGAGGAGCTGCAGCGCCTCGGGCAGGAGCAGCGGGCTCTGCACGGCCGGGGccagcccggggctggggcagtgcccgAGCACCTGCGGGGGACGGGCACGGGGCAGTGAGGGGCGATGCCCACCCGTGGCACACATCCCGGGCGGTGGGACCCGCTCTGGGGGCACTCACGAAGGACAGAGCTGAGAAGATGAGGCGCAGCAGCTCGGGGGGCTCCGGCTCCGTCACGTAGCGGTGGCTCCGTCCCTATGGGGGGTGGGTGGAAAGGTGTCCCCACGGAGCCCCCCTGTCCTCacacagcccccccagccccacggagccccccagcccacccACACCTCTCATCCCTACACAGGCCCTTGTCCCCCTATGGCCGCTgcaccccacagagcccctcaGCTCACCCACACCTCCCtcaccccacagagcccctccaccccacacagccccacagagcccccctTTCCCATGCAGTCCCACATTCTCATGCAGTCCCACATTGCCACACTGCCCCTATTCCCACAGAGGCCCCCATTCCCACAGCCCCCCACTCTCACAGCCCCCTTTCCCCACACAGCCCCCCCATTCCtaaccccacagccccccatccccacagagccccacagagccccacaTTCTCATGCAATCCCCCATCCCCACACACCCCCCCAttcccacagagcccccccatccccacagcccccccatTCCTATTTAGCCCcttccccacatccccccaCTGCCCCCTCCAGCCCTACCAACGGCACCTACCAAGAGGTTGAGGGCGTATTTCACCTTCTGGAAGAAATCCGTGTACTCATCCTTAGGGGGCAGCGCTggaggggcacagctggggctggcaccgggCTGGGCACACCGGAACCCcgagcagcccccagggaccctcccctcccttcccacctggcttcttcagcttcttcttGGTGCTGGCCGAGCTCAGCGCCGTTTTCAGCCGGCCCACGAAGCGCTCCAGGTCGCCCAGGACGTGGTTGAGGATCTCCTGTGGGTACGGGGGCGGTGGGCTATGGGGTTCCCATAGCCTGGGAGTgccgggatttggggttcccataGCCAGGGAATAtcgggatttggggttcccataGCCAGGGAGTgccgggatttggggttcccataGCCTGGGAGTGCCaagatttggggttcccataGCCAGGGAGTgccgggatttggggttcccataGCCAGGGAATAtcgggatttggggttcccatcGCCAGGGAGTgccgggatttggggttccccatGGCCTGGGGGTGCCAGGTGACCCCTCCCGGGTGAGAAGCCGCGGTCACCCCCCCCGGAGGGGTTCGGCACTTACAACATCCCGCTCCGCCTCGGGCACGGCCTGCCCGGGGGCTCGGCCCCGGGACACCTGCGGGAGCTCCGGcgcacctggggacatccccaGCGTCACCGCTGctctggggaaactgaggcacggcgcggtgcctccctccctccctcccccggcCCAGACTCACGGTAATCCGAGGAGAGCGGCCCCCGCCgggggggtgggtgggggtCGGGCTCGGGGGGCTCTGCCCAGCGCTCCGGGGCCGCGTAcggggggggctccggggggctgcgggggcagcggggtggggaaggagagggtGAGCTGAGCCCGGGGGGGCTCTatggggtgaggaggggaaggagagggtgAGCTGAGCCCGGGGGGGCTCTatggggtgaggaggggaaggagagggtgAGCTGAGCCCCGGGGGGCTCTATGGGGTGAGGACGGGAAcagagggagagctgagccCGGGGGCTTGGGGGGtgaggaggggatgggagggTGAGCCTGAGCttgggggctgtgaggggatggggagggtgAGCGGAGGGGGGCCTTTggggtgtgggtgtgtgggtgtggggcaggagcggggctggtTCCGAGAGTGGGGTGTGGGGTCTGTGGGTgtgcggggggggggggggtctgAGACCAGTGATGGGAAATGGGGCGGGGGTCACACTGTGCCCGTGGGGATGAGGGGACACCGAGCTCGTGGGTGCCGTGGGAAGGGGGGGTCTGTGCCCATGGGGATGAGGGGGTGGCCGGGGGGGAACTGAGCCCGTGGATGGCGTGGGGGGGTCAGGGCCATGGGGTGGGGCAGGATGAGGGGCTGAGCCCCTGGGTGGGGTGAAGGGATTGTGTTTATGGggtggggcaggatggggggGCTGAGCCGGGAGCTGGGGCGCTGGGGAAAGGGTCCCCCCCTCACCCCTCAGGTGGGGCTGTGTGCCCACAGGCAGGGGGGGCTTTGGGGCGCTGTGGGACCCCAAGGAGACCCCACCGCCAGACTCACCACAACTTTGGGGAGCGAGACTTTGGGCCCAGCTGAGCTGTCTCCAGGAGGGGCCGCAGAGCCACTTACCCCCCATACCTGTGCCCGTAGTGgttgctctgctcctccttcgTCTGCCTCAGcaccttctccaggctgctcctcagcGTCTCTGCCTGCACGGAGCCGCTGCCGTCAGAGCCCATCCCGGGGGGCTGCCCCCCGTTTTTCCCCGCTCAGGGCTCACCCCCAGGCGCTCGCACTGGAAGAGCAGCACGCTGGTTCTCGGAGGGTTCCTCTCCTGGACGCTGATGGCCAGCACGGCGTTGTCCAGCCCGGCGGAGCATCCCTGCACGCTTCCCAGCGGGAAcgcctccagctcctcctgcgACCCGGAACACGCGGGATCAGTGGCTAGGAAAGGGTTAAAGGGGTGCGGGTGGGATTGTGGGGTCGGGATTGTGGGGTGTGAGGTTTCATGGGGGTGCTGGGGTTGGCATAGGAGAGTTCGGGGGCTGAGTCTgggggtggggaagggctgtgggtgccaggctgggggggtGCCCAGAttgggggtgccagggctgcaggagctgccaggtgGGGGCAGTGGGGTGGACTGGGGGTTGGGGATACCTGGACAGGAGGTCCTGGGGTTTGGGAGTTCCCATAGCCAGAGGGTAccggggtttggggggttccaTAGCCAGGGGTGCCAGGATTCAGGGGATATCATGGCCAGGGGGCACCGGAATTTGGGGGTTCTCATAGCCAGAGGATACCGGGATTTGAGGGTTCCCATAGCCAGGGAGTACCGCGATTTGGGGTTCCCCATGGCCCGGGGGTGCCAGGATTTAGGGGATGCCCTGGACAGGGGACACCggaatttgggggttcccaTAGCCAGAGGGTAtcggggtttggggggttccaTAGCCAGGGTTCCCAGGATTCAGGGGGTACCCTGGCCAGGGGCTATCggaatttgggggttcccaTAGCCAGGAAGCAtccgggatttggggggttccaTAGCCAGGGGGTGCCAGGATTCAGGGGATCCTCTGGCTGGGCGGTACCGTAATTTGGGGGTTCCCATAGCCAGGAAGCATCCGGGATTCGGGGGGTTCCCAATTCCAGGGAGTAccggggtttgggggtttcCATAGCCCAGGGAGTGCCAGGATTCAGAGGATGCCATGGCCAGAGGGATGCCAGGTTTTGGGGGTGCCCTGGCTGGGGGTaccggggttttggggtgccctgtcCGGGAGTACCTTGCTCTCCACATCgctcagcaccagctcctggtcctTGACCTCCAGGATGACATCCTGGCCCCAGACCCggccctgctcctccagctcccgcAGGCGCCCCAGGCAATCCTCGGCGCTGCGCAGCTCCCGCTCCAGGGGCATCGTCAGCAGGTGCtgggggggggacagggggtcACACGGTGTCACACGGTGCCACACGGTGCCACACGGGTCCCTGGCAAGGCTGGGGGGCGCGGGGCACTTTGGGGGGCTTCTACCTCAACGTGGTGCTGGAAATCATTCTGGAGCTTGAGCAGGGTCTGCCCGTAGTCCTTGCGCTGGTCTgagggcacaggcagggtgaggggacagggacgaGCTGCGGGCGGTAGCGGGGGGGGCTgaaggggtttttggggtgcagcccTCACTCACTGTAGATGCTCTTCCCGGTGAGGCGGACAAAGCTGTTGGAATGTCGGAGCGGGGTCCTGTCCTCATATTCGCTCCtggacggacagacggacactgACACGCCCTGCCCCCTGTCCCGCCCAGCCCTCGGGGGTCCCCAGGGCGGCGCTCACcgggaggggctgctgctccagcgGCCGAAGGGGTCTCCCATCCTGCCGGGGACCAGCCAGAGCGTCTCGGTCCTGCTGTGGGGTCCTGGGCACGGTGCCTGTGTCACCCCCgatgtgtccccagccccccaggCCGGGCGGTGCCGTCGCTCAGGTGACCGCCCCGACCCTCCCTCCGCAGTTCCCCCCATGTCCCGGGATGGGGTCTCAGCCCCACGGTGTCCCCGCTCACCTcggtgctggctctgctgctcggGCCGTGCCCGCGGAGGGtgacagggcaggggacagagcaggggacagggcttGGCGTCGGCACCGcacccagctgctctttgcCCTCTCGTTAAAGTGGGGGAGGGACGCTGGGGACACGAGCACCTGGCACCGGCACCACCTCCGCAATCACCTGGCCCCGGGGCATCCAGCGGGGAACGCGGCccgggatgtccccaaggtccccccGCCCCGGGGCTGGTGGCAGTGACGTCCCGCAGGCAGGCAGGGACCTGTCACCCGCAGCACTCCGTGCCCTTGGCCGCGGGGCATTCCCGGGCTCGCCCCAAAGCTGGCACTGCCCGAAAATCCTCCCAGGGCGGTTTGTACCCAGGAAAGGGCTGGATCCGGGGTGAGGGTCCGGGATTTGGGTGAAGGATGGGAGCAGGGGTCACCATCATCCCCAGAGCCGTGGGGTCAGCTtggctggggggacacggggtggccggggggacacggggtggCCAGGGTCGTGTCTGTGGGGTGGGAGTGACCCTCTGAGCCATCTCTCCTGGCAGAGTTCTGAGGTTTGGGTTCATTTTAAGGCTTTCGGCTTTTCCGGTGCAATTTAAGGGGTGATGGATCAGCTGggccgtgtcccctgtgtccccgaGGGTCCCATTTGTGCTCCCCAGTCCCCCAGGCTGTCACATACCCGCTCaccttctctctccctttcttccccCAGGTTTGCAGACCAAACCGACCCCACCACGGGGGGACCTTGGCGTCCTGCATCCCCCAGTGCCACACGGAGCAGGCGACACCTTGGGGAGTGTTCGGGGACAGCGGGCAGACACGCACGGGCAGAACCAGGGGGATCAGGTACTGGGGAGCCGTGAATTCCCCCCAAGGGGGCGGGGAAGGGGCGCCGgtcgtgcctcagtttccccccaAGGGGAGGGGCAGGGTGCAGTCCCCACTGCGGCCACGAGGGGGCAGCACGTTCCCGCGGCCCCCGCTGGGTCACCCCCAGATGTGGGACCCCCAGATGTGGgacccccccaggtgtgccaccCCCCAGATGTGCCACCCCCCCGATGTGTCACGCCCTCAATCAATGTGCCACCCCCCCACATGTGCCACCTCCCAGATGTCTCCCCCTAGATGTGCCACCCCTCGATGTGGCACCCCCCAGACGTCTTACCCCCCAGACGTGTCACCCCCCAGGTGTGGGACACCCCCAGATGCGTCAGCCCCCCCAGACGTGTCACCCTcagctgtgtccccccaggtgtgccaccccccccaggtgtgtcacccCAGATGTGCGACCCCGCACGGGGGGAGCGCCAGATGTGGGACCCCCCCTGCCCCAGATGTGCAGCCTCCTCAGAGGTGCAGCCATCCCCGGATGGGGATCCCCAGGTGTGTGACACCCCCCAGATGTGCGATCGATCCCCCGAGGTGTGCAGCCCCCCACACGTGCGACCCCTCCAGATGTGGCTCCCCCAAAAGTGGAGCCCCAGATGTGCAGGGTCCCTGGTCCTGCCAGCGCCTCTGTCACCAccctggctctggggacatttgggTGACACTCTTGGATGGCACAAGGGGCCGCCTGTGGTCCCcgtgggagatttggggttaCATCCCCTCAAAAGCCAAATCCCCCCCGATGTACTGCTGTGACCCCCCGGCAGGAGCGCGGCCCCTCCATTCCCACCCGCGGCAGGGCCAGAGCTCGCCCcgccccctcccagctcctcccagtcACCCCACTGGGTAAACTGGGAACGGTCTCGGCTGCAGATTCACTCCAAACccctttttattgtttttctccTCAATTCCCAGCCAGAGGCAGCGATTCCCTGCACACCCCCAGCCCGGCTGTGCCCCCCAGGCTCGGGAAGTCCCCAGGGGACCCCAACTTCCCCAGGGAGGGGCTCGGAGCCTTCTGGAGACTCAGAAATCTTTTCCCATTTCAGGAAATCTTTCCCCATTTCAGGTTTTGAAACCCCCAGCATCAAAACGTGCAAAATCTGCGAATTGACCCCAAAGCGCAGCTTCTTTAGGGAGGGAgatggcctcaagctgcacgccctgctctgctcctggggagggcaCTCCGCACCCGGCAGGGACAGCGGTGGGGACATCACCCCGTCCCgctggggacaccacggggCACTTTGGGGGTGTCGCCAGGCTCAGGGGCACGGCAGAGGCAGCTGGCTCCGGAATTCCCGGTGACACATCGCTCCCGGCCAGGTGCCACGAGGGGCCGGGAAGCAGCCGCGGCTCCGGGCGCTGGGTgccagccagggacagacaAACCGCCAGCCAGGGACAAACCGCCAGCCAGCCTGGATCCGTCCTCACGTCACAGCCCGGGCTGCGGTGTACCCGGATCTGTCACCTAATTGCTGGGGACCAGCGTCTCTTCGTCATTTGGGGATGGCTGGGGAGGTTTAACCCCTCAGGGGCTGGGGAATTGTTGGATCAGCATCCCTGGGTGAGAGCAGTGGTGGCCGTGGCACGGATGGCATGGCACAAAGCACGGCCCGGGGTGGTGGTGCCTCTCAGAGATGCACAAATGCACAGATCCTGCCCTCCACGGGGACTCCTTGGTGGTGGCAGTGACAAGccaatgtcactgtcactgccacagctgctgggctcacACCCTGTTCTGGGGTGACACAGGAAAGGATGGAGGATGCTTGGGGACACCTTGATGTCATCCTGCCTGCACGTCTTGCTTGCTCTGCTCCTGGTCCATGGCCTGGTCTATGGTCGCCTTGTCTGTGgccaccctgccatggtcaCCTTGGCATGGtcatcctggcacagccacctTGGCATGGCCACCCTAGCATGGCCATCCTGGCATGGTCAccttggcactgtcaccctGGTCATGACCACCCGGCACGGTCACCATGGGATAGTCACCCTGGCACAGTCTCTTTGGCATGGCCACCCTGGCATGGCCACCTTGACAATGTCACCATGGCACAATCCCTTGATGGTCCCTgtcaccctgctgctcccatgtCCCTCTActggtccccatccctgtgccagcctctcTCACCCTGCTGGTCCCTGTCACCCCGATGGTCCCTCTGTGGTGGCTGTCATGCTGCAGAGCCTTGGGTATATTGGAATATTACCAACATTGCTGGACAGGAcgtgcctgagcttgtctggcctTGCTGCTGAACCAAGCAGTggcactgtggtgtttcactgcacagacactttgggctctatgggtgtgtggtgtttcaccccacagacactttgggctggctggtgtgtggtgtttcaccccacagacactttgggctggctggtgtgtggtgtttcaccccacagacactttgggctggctggtgtgtgatgtttcaccccacagacactttgggctggctggtgtgtggtgtttcaccccacagacactttgggctggctgggtgctgcagttGGCACTGCAcacaagtccaggcctgcaggagctctggtggtgctgggatggagcttccccccataccaggggctgctcctcaggtttccctctgtggagaagctttaaggGATGGTGAcggaaaggagtcggttctgatggagggtttggacccagagctttattctggcccacaggcctctgaatgcagcaccagctccaacagaactccctgagcccgtggctgctgctcctttaaccccggggagaggggcagggaaggggcagggagccaccaagcagggacaggaggggagggacaaagggacaaaggacatctggatggcccaatgccccccaggggtagagggcatcctttgaaTCTGCCCAGTCACTCCGtgcccttctggaatgccaggactgacagacagtgctgggaggggaaggagaggtgactgacacacctgggagggaatgATCAGGGGAGGGACCCGGGGTTCTGAggtaaaccctgaaatcacaacCCAACAGCTGGGGACCCATCACTTGGGTGATCTTGGGCTGTGATCCCAGGCCAGGGACAGGCCAGGAGCCCTGTGGCCGCAGAAAGAGCTGTTTTTCCTCCACAGCCCCATGGCTCTGGCCACAAACCTGCACCAACCTTCTTATTTTTAGTGTGAAGAGGGAAAAACCAACATGCCCATGGCCACTCCTGTGTGTGGGACCCATCCTGTTTTCTTCCCACCATCCATcatcctggcagcacagcctggggattTCCAGGGGGACTGGGGGCTGAGAGGGCTGTGGCACCACACAGATTTAATTAGAGGTGACGAGGGCATGCAAATGAGCAGGTTAAATCCTGCCTGGGGGTGGCCAAGCCCCTGAGGATCCTCAGAGGGTTTGGAGGCGTTTCCCACGCTCTGGAAACCAGGGgaaggatggattttggggtaagCAAGGTCTGGGAGTCGTGGCTGGGTGggagagggtgaggagggaggtCAGGGAGGCCACAGCTCCACAATTATTCCATGTTCCTCTCCAGCATGGGGAATGCTGGAGATCCCTGGTGTGCTGGGATCCAAGGGAGCCCAAGGAAGGCTGGAAATTGGCTTTTTCTCCTCCGATTTTGGCATTTGGGATGAATTCCCTTGTGGAAGAGCTGGTGTCTTTACCCCTCCATCctgcttcccagcccttccctcctcaTCATCACTTCCCCACTCAGGGACAAACCTAATCCAAAGGATTCCTGAcctgctctgccagagcagcatctccctggtGGTGGGATCTGAGCCTTGGAATGTTCCTCCAGCtctaaatcccccaaaatttagGGATGAGCCCCAAGTCCTCCATCCTGGGATCTGAGTGGGGTTTTAGAATGGCAGCAAAAGGTGCTCAGCAAAGCTCAGGAATCCAAACTCTTCCCTGGAATGAAATGAGGTGAGTTCCTTGGCTGGatggagcacctggagctgctcagagacCCAAACCCAACATCCCCATGGACAAACCCAGGGACACTGAGCCTGTGGCCATGATGGGGAGCAGAATGGGATCAAGGGTGGCAAGTGGCGGCTTTTCCAGGGgggaaaatcccatttccacagcattttgcagggaggaggatgaaggtgGATGAAGGCTGAGCCTCAtggccctgagctgcagccaggagggaggTGCTatggtggggtgggatgggtggGTTCCCTTCCCATGGGAATGTGCTGCTGGGTCAGCATTCCTGGAGACCCCGTGGGTGATGGGATTGGGTTGGGAACCTGCAgaatcttttgctttttttctgccaaggtcaggattaaatgtgtgagatggtatttcttgttgggactcagatgtttatcggttcttatctctgtcacagtctcacaaaccctaagttctacagcacttcactctagcaaactaaaaatggagccctgTGTCTCTCTAGAAGGCCTTTTAAGGATCGACTGTGTAATCAAGAAATGgcacctaaattatttttacttttaacccaataacgAACCACCCATGGCCTGCAATGTGggcttttttatccaattacacaaaaccacccaaa
The sequence above is a segment of the Camarhynchus parvulus chromosome 26, STF_HiC, whole genome shotgun sequence genome. Coding sequences within it:
- the EPS8L3 gene encoding epidermal growth factor receptor kinase substrate 8-like protein 3, with product MGDPFGRWSSSPSRSEYEDRTPLRHSNSFVRLTGKSIYNQRKDYGQTLLKLQNDFQHHVEHLLTMPLERELRSAEDCLGRLRELEEQGRVWGQDVILEVKDQELVLSDVESKEELEAFPLGSVQGCSAGLDNAVLAISVQERNPPRTSVLLFQCERLGAETLRSSLEKVLRQTKEEQSNHYGHSPPEPPPYAAPERWAEPPEPDPHPPPRRGPLSSDYPVTLGMSPGAPELPQVSRGRAPGQAVPEAERDVEILNHVLGDLERFVGRLKTALSSASTKKKLKKPALPPKDEYTDFFQKVKYALNLLGRSHRYVTEPEPPELLRLIFSALSFVLGHCPSPGLAPAVQSPLLLPEALQLLEETLGDEDYGVWKSLGTAWNKSRAEYPNSERVPAYTPVFSDGWLPPVMEQERRGSLQDTPARASVSPAQSRPSPSLRPAQAAGTGWRGHPGQESALPAQGLVRALYDFQARNSQELSVRKGDTLQVLDQQRKWWLVQDERGDRGHVPGNILEPLPEPGHSSRQVGDPSALPSPRPHQDGVAGGTAMSPPNVPSRCPPLQDSPPTLHPSSSPAEVTAWLMDKGFSRITVRTLGVLRGHELLQMSPAELRGVCPEEWRRVLFKLSPIRTSLGIGPRD